One window of the Trachemys scripta elegans isolate TJP31775 chromosome 13, CAS_Tse_1.0, whole genome shotgun sequence genome contains the following:
- the ZNF507 gene encoding zinc finger protein 507 isoform X5 — MEEGSSIAVLVPNIGEEEAVLISETVIGSTLESSEDHRKCKTDPLIHVIEKLSKIVESEKSQRCLLIGKKRAHPNASTPSFETQEICEIPAKTMELPVIGIKKTDELQADYVTNCLPQSKRKVICYQCSLCKFLSPSLCILQEHIKQHGQQNEVILMCSECHFASKNQEELEVHVRIHHENDGKNQSKVHQCVNLSTSSLQGPVEGSVKAGTDQAVHLDCKGITRSTPIAERGRRKWYTYEQYGMYRCLICSYTCGQQRMLKTHAWKHAGEVDCSYPIFEEENEPASLSDATVTHTSHSVDTIVLSLENNELDIHSDHSLQLQICSSEQLSCKSPPVVENVKEEEVLSQSTALSPTGELLEETISDTDTEQDNLITDSLLSSAQKIINCSPNKKGHVNVIVERLPSAEETVLQKPFLMNTDIETEKKLISEESQVVCEGSGEVYHSDEIEEVIIGWSNTEKKDSDLISNKGIAADENAPPVRRRTNSESLRLHSLAAEALVTMPIRAAELTRSSFRAFTAVNSLDADTGQRQMDGTCAAHSKMVSSLKNPPEGLTSLNQSDCAIMELQKDKPELSEAPIKMGISMSLLTVIEKLRERTDQNASDDDILKELQDNAQCQPVNDMNMPGSNLVEYIPNVDRPYRCRLCHYSSGNKGYIKQHLRVHRQRQPYQCPICEHIADNSKDLESHMINHCKTRMYQCKQCEESFHYKSQLRNHEREQHSLPDLLSTATSNKLIVSSEADEREGNKPSVQKLYRCDVCDYASTTYVGVRNHRRIHNSDKPYSFLPSPCKLARRQCEKTRTCYSI; from the exons ATGGAAGAGGGAAGCAGTATTGCAGTATTGGTGCCAAATATTGGGGAAGAGGAAGCTGTACTGATTTCTGAAACAGTCATTGGCTCAACACTGGAAAGCAGTGAAGATCATAGAAAATGTAAAACTGATCCTCTGATCCATGTTATCGAAAAATTAAGCAAGATAGTAGAAAGTGAGAAGTCACAGAGATGCCTTTTAATAGGGAAAAAACGTGCCCATCCTAATGCTTCTACGCCATCTTTTGAAACACAAGAAATTTGTGAGATCCCAGCTAAAACAATGGAGCTGCCTGTTATTGGCATTAAAAAGACTGATGAGCTACAAGCAGATTATGTAACCAATTGTCTTCCACAAAGTAAAAGAAAGGTTATATGCTACCAATGTAGCCTATGTAAATTTCTATCGCCATCTCTTTGTATACTACAAGAACATATAAAACAACATGGTCAACAGAATGAAGTGATATTAATGTGCTCAGAATGCCACTTTGCTTCTAAAAATCAAGAAGAACTTGAAGTTCATGTCAGAATTCACCATGAGAATGATGGCAAAAACCAGTCAAAAGTGCACCAATGTGTAAATCTCTCAACTTCATCTTTGCAAGGGCCGGTGGAAGGAAGTGTCAAAGCAGGCACTGATCAGGCAGTACATCTGGACTGTAAAGGCATAACTCGGTCTACTCCTATAGCTGAAAGGGGTAGGAGAAAATGGTATACTTATGAGCAGTATGGCATGTATCGGTGCTTAATTTGTAGCTACACTTGTGGTCAGCAAAGAATGTTGAAAACCCATGCGTGGAAACATGCAGGTGAGGTTGATTGTTCCTATCCTatatttgaagaagaaaatgaGCCTGCTAGCTTGTCAGATGCAACTGTAACTCATACGTCTCATAGTGTGGATACAATTGTTCTCTCTCTAGAAAATAATGAACTAGACATCCATAGTGACCATTCTCTTCAACTCCAGATTTGTAGTTCTGAGCAACTGTCATGTAAATCACCACCAGTGGTAGAAAATGTAAAAGAGGAGGAGGTTCTAAGTCAATCAACAGCCCTTTCCCCTACTGGAGAACTGTTAGAGGAAACCATATCGGATACAGATACAGAGCAAGATAATTTGATAACTGATAGCCTACTTTCATCAGCACAGAAAATCATTAACTGTAGCCCAAATAAGAAAGGTCATGTTAATGTAATAGTAGAGCGCTTGCCAAGTGCTGAAGAAACTGTTTTACAGAAACCTTTTCTAATGAACACTGACATTGAAACTGAGAAAAAATTAATCTCAGAGGAATCCCAGGTTGTGTGTGAAGGATCTGGTGAAGTTTATCACTCAGATGAAATTGAAGAAGTAATAATCGGATGGAGCAATACTGAGAAGAAAGATAGTGATTTAATTTCTAATAAAGGCATAGCAGCTGATGAAAATGCCCCTCCTGTGCGAAGAAGAACAAATTCGGAGTCTCTGAGACTGCACTCGTTAGCTGCAGAAGCTCTTGTTACAATGCCTATCAGAGCTGCAGAACTAACAAGATCCAGCTTTAGGGCCTTCACTGCGGTAAACTCTTTAGATGCAGATACAGGACAAAGACAGATGGATGGCACTTGTGCAGCCCATTCTAAAATGGTATCGTCACTTAAAAACCCTCCAGAGGGGTTAACTAGTTTAAACCAAAGTGACTGTGCAATAATGGAGCTACAGAAGGACAAACCAGAGCTATCAGAAGCACCAATTAAAATGGGCATTAGTATGTCACTGCTCACAGTAATTGAAAAATTGAGAGAGAGGACAGATCAGAATGCTTCTGATGATGACATTTTGAAAGAATTACAGGACAACGCACAATGCCAACCTGTGAATGACATGAACATGCCAGGAAGTAACCTGGTAGAGTACATACCCAATGTAGATCGACCATACCGCTGTCGCCTATGCCATTATAGCAGTGGCAATAAGGGCTACATAAAACAACACTTGAGAGTCCATCGTCAAAGGCAACCATATCAATGTCCTATCTGTGAGCACATAGCTGACAATAGTAAAGATTTAGAAAGCCATATGATCAACCACTGCAAAACCAGAATGTATCAATGCAAGCAATGTGAAGAATCCTTTCATTATAAG agtCAGCTGCGAAATCATGAGAGAGAGCAACATAGTCTTCCAGATCTGCTCTCAACAGCAACATCTAACAAACTAATAGTTTCCAGTGAGGCAGATGAAAGAGAAG